A genome region from Glycine max cultivar Williams 82 chromosome 5, Glycine_max_v4.0, whole genome shotgun sequence includes the following:
- the LOC100778687 gene encoding uncharacterized protein: MNWIQRKIYLYNVTFGLYMLDWWERCTFNIVVIVLMCFVLRYVTQFFKRYVW; the protein is encoded by the exons ATGAATTGGATACAGCGCAAGATCTACCTTTACAATGTGACTTTTGGGCTGTATATGTTGGACTGGTGGGAGCGTTGTACCTTCA ATATTGTGGTGATTGTATTAATGTGTTTCGTTCTACGATATGTTACTCAGTTCTTCAAGAG gtATGTTTGGTAA